In Tachyglossus aculeatus isolate mTacAcu1 chromosome 10, mTacAcu1.pri, whole genome shotgun sequence, the following proteins share a genomic window:
- the RHOH gene encoding rho-related GTP-binding protein RhoH produces the protein MLSSIKCVLVGDAAVGKTSLLVRFTSETFPDTYKPTVYENTGVDVFMDGIQISLGLWDTAGNDAFKSIRPLSYQQADVVLMCYSVANHGSFLNLRNKWIAEVRSALPCTPVLVVATQTDQREVGPHRAACISPADGKRLAQDVRAKGYLECSALSNRGVQQVFECAVRTAVNQAKKQRRRKLFSINECRIF, from the coding sequence ATGCTCAGCTCCATCAAATGCGTGCTGGTCGGGGACGCCGCCGTGGGGAAGACCTCGCTCCTGGTCCGCTTCACCTCCGAGACCTTCCCCGACACGTACAAGCCCACGGTGTATGAGAACACGGGGGTGGACGTCTTCATGGACGGCATCCAGATCAGCCTGGGCCTCTGGGACACGGCGGGCAACGACGCCTTCAAGAGCATCCGGCCCCTGTCCTACCAACAGGCAGACGTGGTGCTCATGTGCTACTCCGTGGCCAACCACGGCTCGTTCCTCAACCTGAGGAACAAGTGGATCGCCGAGGTCCGGAGCGCCCTGCCCTGTACCCCGGTGCTCGTGGTGGCTACGCAGACCgaccagagggaggtggggccccACCGCGCGGCCTGCATCAGCCCGGCCGACGGCAAGCGGCTGGCCCAGGACGTCCGGGCCAAGGGCTACCTGGAGTGCTCGGCTCTGAGCAACAGGGGGGTGCAGCAGGTATTCGAGTGCGCCGTCCGGACGGCCGTCAACCAGGCCAAGAAGCAGAGGCGGAGGAAGCTCTTCTCCATCAACGAGTGTCGGATCTTCTag